The following are encoded in a window of Sminthopsis crassicaudata isolate SCR6 chromosome 3, ASM4859323v1, whole genome shotgun sequence genomic DNA:
- the PANX3 gene encoding pannexin-3, producing the protein MSLARTAAEYMLSDALLPDRRGPHLKGLCLELPIDRIIKFVTVGFPLLLMSLAFAQEFSTGSRISCFSPSNFTIRQAGYVDSSCWDSLVHHEWDAAGNYKTKSLWAHKVLPYSLLALAVIMYLPTLLWNYVAAPSLSSDLLFIISELDKSYNRSIRLVQHMLKIRQKSSDPDDFWEELEKARKERFFEFPLLEKYLACKQRSHILVAIYLLRNSLLLLFISITCLYLGYFHLNIFFQEEFSCSIKMGLLKDEIHVPDLITCRLTSLSIFQMISFSSAAVYLILVPVIMYNLTRLCQWDKRLLSVYEMLPAFDLLSRKMLGCPINDLNVILLFLRANISELISFSWLSVLCVLKDTTSQKHHIDTVVDFMTLLAGLEPSKPKHLTPKVCDDHP; encoded by the exons ATGTCTCTTGCACGCACTGCAGCGGAGTATATGCTCTCAGATGCCCTGCTGCCGGACCGACGGGGGCCACACCTCAAAGGACTATGCCTGGAGCTGCCCATTGATCGAATTATCAAGTTTGTAACTGTGGGCTTCCCCTTGTTGCTGATGTCCTTGGCGTTTGCCCAGGAGTTCTCCACTG GTTCTCGGATAAGTTGCTTTTCTCCCAGTAACTTCACCATCAGGCAGGCTGGCTATGTGGATAGTTCCTGTTGGGACTCCCTGGTACATCATGAATGGGATGCTGCTGGAAATTATAAGACAAAATCCCTCTGGGCCCATAAG GTTCTCCCCTATTCCCTCTTGGCTCTGGCTGTAATCATGTACCTACCAACTCTGCTATGGAATTATGTGGCTGCTCcctctctcagctctgacctcctatTCATTATCAGTGAACTGGACAAGTCTTATAACCGCTCCATCCGGCTGGTACAGCACATGCTAAAGATCCGTCAGAAGAGTTCTGACCCTGATGATTTCTGGGAGGAGCTAGAGAA GGCTCGGAAAGAACGATTTTTTGAGTTCCCTCTGCTAGAGAAATACCTTGCCTGTAAGCAGCGTTCACACATCCTGGTGGCTATCTACCTCCTAAGGAATTCCCTCTTGCTCCTCTTTATCTCAATCACTTGCCTGTACCTTGGATACTTCCACCTGAATATCTTCTTCCAAGAGGAGTTTAGTTGTTCTATCAAAATGGGGCTGCTAAAGGATGAGATTCATGTCCCAGATCTGATTACATGCAGGCTGACCTCTCTTTCCATCTTCCAGATGATCAGCTTTTCCAGTGCAGCAGTGTATTTAATCCTGGTACCAGTGATAATGTACAATCTGACACGACTATGTCAGTGGGATAAGAGACTACTCTCTGTCTATGAGATGCTACCAGCTTTTGATCTACTCAGTAGAAAAATGCTGGGCTGCCCTATCAATGATCTCAATGTGATCCTGCTTTTTCTTCGTGCCAACATCTCTGAGCTCATCTCTTTCAGCTGGTTGAGTGTTTTGTGTGTATTGAAAGACACAACCAGTCAGAAGCACCATATTGACACAGTGGTAGATTTCATGACCTTGTTGGCTGGCTTAGAGCCCTCAAAACCTAAACATCTCACACCCAAGGTATGTGATGATCACCCATAG
- the OR8A1 gene encoding olfactory receptor 8A1 — protein MAAENHSTVTEFILAGLTDRTEYQLPLFFLFLGIYVITMVGNLGMITLIGLNSNLHTPMYYFLSNLSFVDLCYSSVITPKMLGNFVLEKNTISYPGCMTQLYFFLVFVIAECYMLTVMAYDRYVAICSPLLYKVIMSHHICFMLVAIVYIMGFIGSTIETVLMLKLSYCKLLISHYFCDILPLMKLSCSSTYDIEMVIFFLAGFNIIATSLTVLVSYVFILSSILRIRSTEGRSKAFSTCSSHIAAVGLFYGSTAFMYLKPSTASSLAQENVASVFYTTVIPMLNPLIYSLRNKEVKAALQKTLKKNIF, from the coding sequence atggcagcaGAAAATCACTCAACAGTGACTGAGTTTATCCTTGCAGGATTAACAGATCGTACAGAATACcaacttcctcttttctttctattccttggGATCTATGTGATCACTATGGTGGGAAACCTGGGCATGATCACACTCATTGGACTGAATTCCAACCTTCATACCCCCATGTACTATTTCCTCAGCAATTTGTCATTTGTCGATCTCTGCTACTCTTCTGTTATTACTCCCAAGATGTTAGGAAATTTTGTATTGGAGAAAAACACAATCTCTTATCCAGGATGTATGACTCAGCTctattttttccttgtatttgttATTGCTGAGTGCTACATGCTGACAGTGATGGCATATGATCGTTATGTAGCCATCTGTAGTCCACTGCTCTATAAGGTCATCATGTCCCACCATATCTGCTTCATGTTGGTAGCCATAGTATATATAATGGGATTCATTGGTTCAACAATAGAGACAGTCCTTATGTTGAAATTATCTTATTGTAAATTACTCATCAGTCATTACTTCTGTGATATCCTCCCCCTCATGAAACTTTCCTGCTCCAGTACCTATGATATCGAAATGGTGATTTTCTTTTTGGCTGGATTTAACATCATAGCAACTAGCTTAACAGTCCTTGTTTCTTATGTTTTCATCCTCTCCAGCATCCTCCGCATCCGCTCCACTGAAGGCAGGTCCAAAGCCTTCAGCACCTGCAGCTCCCACATTGCAGCTGTTGGTCTATTTTATGGGTCCACTGCATTCATGTATTTAAAACCTTCAACAGCCAGTTCCCTAGCCCAAGAGAATGTAGCTTCTGTATTTTACACCACAGTGATCCCCATGTTAAACCCCCTAATCTATAGCCTGAGGAACAAAGAGGTAAAAGCTGCTTTGCAAAAAAccttgaagaaaaatatattctga